Proteins from one Microbacterium sp. Root553 genomic window:
- a CDS encoding thiolase family protein, with translation MSEAYLVDGVRTPVGRYGGALASVRPDDLAALVVGETARRSGLPVEEIDEVILGAANQAGEDNRNVARMAVLLAGLPDSIPGLTVNRLCASGMSAIALAANAVRAGDADLVIAGGVESMTRAPWVQAKPDRAWARPGAAFDTSIGWRFTNPRLSARDKATFSMPETAEEVARVDAISRADADAFALQSHERAIAAIDAGRFAAEIVGVETNRGLVETDEGPRRDTTLDALAGLRAVVAGGEVVTAGNSSSLNDGSSAIVVASAEAVERHGLRPRARIVASATAALAPEIMGLGPVPATQKALAKAGLQIGDLGAVELNEAFASQSLACMRRLGLDPAMVNADGGAIALGHPLGSSGSRLIVTLLGRLERENARYGLATMCVGVGQGAAMIVERLT, from the coding sequence ATGTCCGAGGCCTATCTCGTCGATGGCGTCCGCACCCCCGTCGGGCGCTACGGAGGGGCACTCGCGTCCGTGCGCCCCGACGACCTCGCAGCCCTGGTGGTGGGTGAGACCGCCCGCCGGTCCGGCCTTCCCGTCGAGGAGATCGACGAGGTGATCCTCGGCGCTGCGAACCAGGCGGGCGAGGACAACCGCAACGTGGCGCGCATGGCCGTGCTGCTCGCGGGTCTCCCCGACTCGATCCCCGGCCTGACCGTCAACCGTCTCTGCGCCTCGGGGATGTCGGCCATCGCCCTCGCCGCGAACGCCGTGCGCGCAGGAGACGCCGACCTCGTCATCGCGGGCGGCGTCGAATCCATGACCCGTGCGCCCTGGGTGCAGGCGAAGCCCGACCGGGCATGGGCACGGCCCGGTGCCGCGTTCGACACGTCGATCGGCTGGCGCTTCACGAACCCCCGGCTGAGCGCGCGCGACAAGGCGACGTTCTCGATGCCGGAGACGGCGGAGGAGGTCGCGCGCGTCGATGCGATCAGTCGGGCGGATGCCGACGCTTTCGCTCTGCAGAGCCACGAGCGGGCGATCGCCGCGATCGACGCCGGGCGCTTCGCCGCCGAGATCGTGGGAGTCGAGACGAACCGGGGGCTCGTCGAGACCGACGAGGGTCCTCGACGGGACACCACCCTCGACGCACTCGCGGGGCTGCGTGCGGTCGTCGCCGGCGGCGAGGTCGTCACCGCCGGGAACTCCAGTTCGCTGAACGACGGATCGTCCGCGATCGTCGTGGCGAGCGCCGAGGCCGTCGAACGGCACGGACTGCGCCCGCGTGCGCGCATCGTGGCATCCGCGACAGCCGCGCTCGCTCCCGAGATCATGGGTCTGGGCCCGGTGCCCGCCACCCAGAAGGCGCTCGCCAAGGCGGGTCTGCAGATCGGCGACCTCGGCGCCGTCGAGCTGAACGAGGCCTTCGCCTCGCAGTCCCTCGCCTGCATGCGCCGCCTGGGACTCGACCCGGCGATGGTCAACGCCGACGGTGGCGCCATCGCGCTCGGCCATCCGCTGGGATCCAGCGGCTCGCGACTGATCGTGACGCTTCTCGGACGGCTCGAGCGCGAGAACGCACGCTACGGACTGGCCACGATGTGCGTGGGCGTCGGGCAGGGCGCCGCCATGATCGTCGAGCGCCTGACGTGA
- a CDS encoding enoyl-CoA hydratase/isomerase family protein, with protein sequence MTLHIEEQDDRIVATLDRPEKRNAIDQATVDALHGLCAMLEDAPRTLILAGSGGVFAAGADIAQLRDRTADDARRGINATVFIRIHELPMPVVAAIDGYALGGGAELAYAADIRIATPSLRIGNPETGLGIIAAAGATWRLPEIVGEARAGELLLTGRALDAEEALRWGLVSSVHPADELLAAAHGIVDRIAANDPLATQYTKRALRTPRAQHPAIELELQAELFDSPEKHRRMTAFLERKTR encoded by the coding sequence GTGACCCTGCACATCGAGGAGCAGGACGACCGGATCGTCGCGACGCTGGACCGCCCCGAGAAGCGCAACGCCATCGACCAGGCGACGGTCGACGCGCTGCACGGGCTGTGCGCGATGCTCGAGGATGCTCCGCGCACGCTGATCCTCGCGGGATCGGGCGGTGTCTTCGCCGCCGGCGCCGACATCGCACAGCTGCGCGACCGCACCGCCGACGACGCCAGGCGCGGCATCAACGCGACCGTGTTCATCCGCATCCATGAGCTGCCGATGCCCGTGGTCGCCGCGATCGACGGCTACGCCCTCGGCGGCGGGGCCGAGCTCGCCTACGCCGCGGACATCCGCATCGCCACGCCGTCCCTCCGCATCGGCAACCCCGAGACCGGACTCGGGATCATCGCGGCGGCAGGCGCCACCTGGCGCCTGCCCGAGATCGTCGGCGAGGCGCGAGCCGGCGAACTGCTGCTCACCGGTCGAGCGCTCGACGCCGAGGAAGCGCTGCGCTGGGGCCTGGTCTCGTCGGTGCATCCGGCCGACGAGCTGCTCGCCGCAGCTCACGGGATCGTCGATCGCATCGCGGCGAACGATCCGCTGGCGACCCAATACACGAAGCGGGCCCTGCGCACCCCTCGAGCGCAGCACCCGGCGATCGAACTCGAGCTGCAGGCCGAGCTGTTCGACTCGCCGGAGAAGCACCGCCGGATGACCGCATTCCTCGAGAGGAAGACCCGATGA
- a CDS encoding 3-hydroxyacyl-CoA dehydrogenase family protein, with protein sequence MSETTRPLSERTDPTRPLSERSETKRAHVAPAHVGVLGGGRMGAGIAHAFLLAGSHVSVVERDAASADAALTRISDSIRRSVERDSSLDAAELADRLTTGTDIAAFAAVDLVIEAVPEDRALKDDALGRAEVAMPAHATLASNTSSISIDDLAADRLRPERFLGLHFFNPVPASALVEIVRGGRTETAIVDSATGWVSALGKTPIVVSDSPGFASSRLGVMLGLEAIRMLEEGVASAADIDAAMTLGYRHPMGPLRTTDVVGLDVRLGIAEELERTLGARFAPPDLLRRLVAEGKLGRKSGEGFYAWNEER encoded by the coding sequence ATGAGCGAGACCACCCGCCCGCTGAGCGAGCGCACCGACCCCACCCGCCCGCTGAGCGAGCGGAGCGAGACGAAGCGCGCCCACGTCGCACCGGCACACGTGGGCGTGCTGGGCGGCGGGCGCATGGGCGCCGGCATCGCGCATGCGTTCCTGCTCGCGGGTTCGCACGTGAGCGTGGTCGAGCGGGACGCGGCCAGCGCTGACGCCGCCCTGACGCGCATCAGCGACAGCATCCGCAGATCCGTCGAACGCGACTCCTCTCTGGATGCGGCAGAGCTCGCCGACCGGCTCACGACCGGTACCGACATCGCGGCGTTCGCTGCGGTCGACCTCGTGATCGAGGCGGTACCGGAGGACCGTGCCCTCAAGGACGATGCCCTCGGTCGCGCCGAAGTGGCGATGCCGGCTCACGCGACGCTGGCGAGCAACACCTCATCGATCTCGATCGACGATTTGGCTGCGGATCGGCTGCGCCCCGAGCGCTTCCTCGGTCTGCACTTCTTCAACCCCGTGCCGGCGTCGGCGCTCGTCGAGATCGTGCGCGGCGGCCGGACCGAGACGGCGATCGTCGACAGCGCGACCGGATGGGTGAGCGCTCTCGGCAAGACACCGATCGTCGTGAGCGACTCGCCGGGCTTCGCCTCGTCCCGACTGGGCGTGATGCTCGGCCTCGAGGCGATCAGGATGCTCGAGGAGGGCGTCGCCTCGGCAGCCGACATCGACGCGGCGATGACGCTCGGATACCGGCATCCGATGGGCCCCCTGCGCACGACCGACGTGGTCGGCCTCGATGTGCGCCTGGGGATAGCCGAGGAGCTGGAGCGCACGCTCGGCGCGCGCTTCGCTCCGCCGGACCTCCTGCGGCGCCTGGTCGCCGAAGGAAAGCTCGGTCGCAAGAGCGGCGAAGGGTTCTACGCATGGAACGAGGAGAGATGA